In Streptomyces ambofaciens ATCC 23877, a single genomic region encodes these proteins:
- a CDS encoding amidohydrolase family protein, with protein sequence MSIVDSHHHLWDLAVRDQEWLDGPGLAPLRRSFAAKDLEAEARASGVTATVLVETVNAAEETPELLVLAADSELIAAVVGWTDLTAPGVAEELDRLRSLPGGAFLRGIRHQVQREPDPDWLTRPEVLRGLRAVAAAGLVYDLVVLPHQVPAATRAAAAVPGLTFVLDHLGKPPIASGAREPWAGRVRELAGLPNTVCKLSGMVTEADRASWTVDDLRPYAGTVLDAFGPRRVMFGSDWPVSTLAASYAEVVASARELSAELDPAGRAEVWAGTARRVYRLGGAPAEGPSARSGHC encoded by the coding sequence GTGAGCATCGTCGACTCCCACCATCACCTCTGGGACCTCGCCGTACGCGACCAGGAGTGGCTCGACGGCCCCGGGCTCGCACCGTTGCGCAGGTCCTTCGCGGCGAAGGACCTGGAGGCCGAGGCCCGGGCGTCCGGGGTGACGGCCACCGTCCTGGTGGAGACGGTGAACGCGGCCGAGGAGACACCCGAGTTGCTGGTCCTGGCAGCGGACAGCGAGCTGATCGCGGCGGTCGTCGGCTGGACCGATCTGACGGCGCCCGGCGTCGCCGAGGAACTGGACCGGCTCAGGTCGCTGCCCGGGGGCGCCTTCCTGCGCGGGATCCGCCACCAGGTCCAGCGGGAGCCCGACCCCGACTGGCTGACCCGCCCGGAGGTCCTGCGCGGCCTGCGTGCCGTCGCCGCCGCCGGACTCGTCTACGACCTGGTGGTGCTGCCGCACCAGGTGCCCGCGGCGACCCGCGCGGCCGCCGCCGTCCCGGGCCTCACCTTCGTCCTGGACCACCTCGGCAAGCCGCCGATCGCGTCCGGGGCACGAGAACCGTGGGCGGGGCGGGTGCGGGAACTGGCCGGCCTGCCGAACACGGTGTGCAAGCTGTCCGGCATGGTGACGGAGGCCGACCGGGCCTCCTGGACGGTCGACGATCTCAGACCGTACGCCGGCACCGTCCTCGACGCCTTCGGTCCCCGCCGCGTCATGTTCGGCTCGGACTGGCCGGTGAGCACCCTCGCCGCGAGCTACGCCGAGGTCGTCGCCTCGGCACGGGAACTCTCGGCGGAGCTGGACCCCGCCGGACGGGCCGAGGTGTGGGCCGGCA